The following coding sequences lie in one Paenibacillus durus ATCC 35681 genomic window:
- a CDS encoding nucleotide sugar dehydrogenase codes for MSMKLCVVGLGYIGLPTAVMFANSGINVHGIDVNPTVIDMIRSKRIHLHEPGLEKALEDAIDTGVFTVSMQPQEADVFIIAVPTPVGPGKTANLSQVVKAAEMLVPILKAGDLVVLESTVPPTTVESVLLPVLKQTHLVIGEQLFVCYSPERVMPGRLFHELKHNDRIVGGINLLSAQKCAELYERIVDGTIHITDTITAEMVKLMENTYRDVNIALANELARIAEEVGFNVWEAIQLANSHPRVQIHSPGPGVGGHCIAVDPWFIFEKAPKAARLIELSRITNDNVPQLISNRIREMVRNVHKPVITLLGVAFKGDIDDIRESPSLVVINELRKNGCQLKIYDPYVHQDMTDKVPTLNEAVTGSDCIVLLTDHTIFKDIDFDLIGRLMRSRRIIDTRNLVDLNRLRLSGFLCEKIGTPLAHVTMPHRLGESIRYD; via the coding sequence ATGTCTATGAAGCTTTGTGTAGTAGGATTAGGTTATATCGGCTTGCCGACAGCCGTTATGTTTGCTAATTCTGGAATAAATGTCCATGGAATCGATGTCAATCCAACTGTGATCGACATGATTCGTTCAAAACGAATTCATTTGCATGAACCCGGTTTGGAAAAAGCCTTGGAGGATGCAATCGATACGGGGGTTTTCACGGTTTCGATGCAGCCGCAGGAAGCGGATGTCTTTATTATTGCCGTGCCGACGCCAGTCGGACCCGGAAAAACGGCTAATTTGTCGCAAGTTGTCAAGGCTGCGGAAATGCTTGTCCCCATTTTGAAGGCAGGAGATTTGGTCGTTCTCGAATCTACGGTGCCCCCTACAACGGTGGAATCGGTACTGCTCCCTGTACTCAAACAAACGCATCTGGTCATCGGCGAACAGTTGTTTGTTTGCTACTCTCCTGAGCGGGTGATGCCGGGCAGGCTGTTTCACGAACTGAAGCATAATGACCGAATTGTTGGAGGAATAAATCTGCTTTCTGCTCAAAAGTGCGCGGAACTATACGAACGAATAGTAGACGGGACCATTCATATTACCGATACCATAACCGCCGAAATGGTCAAATTGATGGAGAATACGTACCGTGACGTTAATATCGCATTGGCGAACGAACTGGCACGAATTGCGGAAGAGGTTGGTTTTAACGTTTGGGAAGCGATCCAACTGGCTAACTCGCATCCGAGAGTTCAAATTCATTCACCCGGTCCCGGTGTTGGGGGTCACTGTATCGCTGTCGATCCATGGTTTATTTTCGAAAAAGCGCCCAAGGCTGCCCGATTGATTGAGCTATCGCGGATAACGAACGACAATGTTCCTCAGCTGATCTCAAATCGGATCCGTGAAATGGTAAGGAATGTCCATAAGCCTGTCATTACCCTGCTTGGTGTCGCATTTAAAGGGGATATAGACGACATCAGAGAGAGTCCTTCCCTTGTCGTAATAAACGAGCTTCGGAAAAACGGTTGTCAGCTTAAAATTTACGATCCCTATGTCCACCAAGACATGACGGATAAGGTGCCCACATTGAATGAAGCCGTAACGGGATCCGATTGCATCGTCCTACTTACCGACCATACGATATTCAAAGATATTGATTTCGACCTGATCGGAAGGTTGATGCGATCACGGCGGATCATCGATACCCGAAATCTGGTGGATCTTAATCGGCTTAGACTTTCGGGATTCTTATGTGAAAAAATCGGCACACCGCTTGCGCACGTTACGATGCCGCACAGACTAGGTGAGTCTATTCGATATGACTAA
- a CDS encoding glycosyltransferase family 4 protein, producing MWKLVSQSLLSSGSHLPITPETDKLLTDLFSGKHAWACLRMRWLVERRELEEVQRKLHDFADPQKVKILLYLAKICCQSNDFITALNYAKQAYRIDANNVQVHRRLASVHHRLGNITERLFFLKRVNERNGRLYDNELANARDEIRHWHKQWELDDDLCRIVHGSTIVHVWNKSLPTINGYTVRNAEIIKHQKEIGLHAVGVTKLGWPPADHCGSVHTCLNGVDLYRLYDANHTELNKMPMSQYFRLYALQFAKLLEDLKPGIIHAASNFQNALPPLVVARKFGIRSVYEVRGMWHYTQSSKTRGFEHSERYRLHEAYELTCCRLADRVVVINDGLKKHLIDLGIPSEKITVVYNGVNVNYFQPQPPCPELQQTFGLEGKLVIGFVGTLEKYEGLDYLLHALAILQGQRSDIKLIIVGGGPALPDLHRLSVTLGLQREVSFVGAVPHEQVRKFYSVMDILPFPRTRAKVCELVTPLKPFEAMAMGKTVMVSDIPALREIVSDGNTGLIFQPEDAASLAEAIASAERHPCLGRNAREWVIQERDWRNLLRGYVDVYNELRPPEISNQRNREGVSLEISGSDSSLPVVTVSYRPENHTCDAQENREDYIVDYLDDYVGHGQPIEAPAGWLDLRNQTYENYIVKTKRTYKSTRSAEYAARKSLNKGYYVKPFVRRLFTPDIISITHSKEIRSGGPRSGFLLETLEDIGGPPQEYYHFQMPDCPFHYSIFWGIFMAAPGHKQGEVVTDERLIGFIHLRRTGNVALYTLILGHGDHLVDGIMFHLHLDIVKWILDDDNPYGQGLDHLIYGRYYDGGEGRITWRKKTGFEPAYLMHPE from the coding sequence ATGTGGAAGCTTGTCAGCCAATCTCTATTGAGCTCCGGCTCACATCTGCCAATCACCCCTGAAACTGATAAGCTGTTAACCGATCTGTTCTCCGGAAAACATGCTTGGGCATGTTTGCGGATGCGCTGGCTGGTCGAACGGAGGGAACTGGAAGAAGTACAGCGGAAATTGCATGATTTTGCGGACCCTCAGAAGGTGAAAATCCTCCTCTATCTGGCTAAAATCTGCTGTCAATCCAATGATTTTATTACTGCATTAAACTATGCGAAACAAGCTTATCGCATCGACGCCAATAATGTGCAAGTGCACAGGCGACTTGCGAGCGTCCATCATCGGCTCGGCAACATCACGGAGAGGCTGTTTTTTCTGAAGCGGGTTAATGAGCGAAATGGTCGCCTCTATGACAATGAACTGGCAAATGCGCGTGATGAAATCCGACATTGGCACAAACAGTGGGAATTGGATGACGATTTGTGCCGTATCGTTCATGGCTCTACAATAGTCCACGTATGGAACAAATCTCTCCCCACAATAAACGGCTACACCGTGAGAAATGCGGAAATTATTAAACATCAGAAGGAAATAGGACTGCATGCCGTCGGAGTTACTAAACTGGGATGGCCCCCGGCTGACCATTGCGGTTCAGTTCATACCTGCCTTAACGGGGTTGACTTGTATCGCCTATACGATGCGAACCATACCGAATTGAACAAGATGCCGATGAGCCAATATTTCCGGTTATATGCCCTTCAGTTCGCCAAATTGCTCGAGGATCTGAAGCCGGGCATTATACATGCGGCATCGAATTTTCAAAACGCTCTCCCTCCGCTTGTGGTCGCCCGTAAGTTCGGAATTCGGTCCGTTTATGAAGTGAGAGGCATGTGGCATTATACACAATCTTCAAAAACGAGAGGGTTTGAGCATTCGGAACGGTACCGCCTGCACGAAGCTTATGAATTGACCTGCTGCCGACTTGCTGATCGGGTCGTTGTCATCAACGATGGTTTAAAGAAGCATCTGATTGATCTGGGCATCCCTTCGGAGAAAATAACAGTCGTTTATAACGGCGTAAATGTTAACTATTTTCAACCGCAGCCGCCATGTCCCGAGTTGCAACAGACCTTCGGGCTCGAGGGAAAACTCGTTATCGGATTTGTCGGAACCCTGGAGAAGTACGAGGGACTAGACTATCTGCTTCACGCCCTAGCTATCCTGCAAGGGCAGCGCAGCGATATAAAGCTTATTATCGTCGGAGGAGGACCCGCCCTACCCGATTTGCATAGACTGTCAGTGACACTTGGTCTGCAAAGAGAAGTCTCATTTGTCGGTGCGGTTCCCCATGAGCAGGTTAGGAAGTTTTACTCGGTCATGGATATCCTGCCCTTTCCGCGAACGAGGGCGAAGGTTTGCGAACTGGTGACTCCGCTGAAGCCATTCGAAGCGATGGCGATGGGAAAAACCGTAATGGTCAGCGATATACCAGCCTTACGAGAGATAGTGTCGGATGGTAACACCGGCCTGATATTTCAGCCGGAGGATGCTGCGTCGCTTGCGGAGGCGATAGCCAGTGCCGAGCGGCATCCCTGCTTGGGAAGGAATGCGAGGGAATGGGTGATACAAGAAAGGGACTGGCGCAACCTTTTACGCGGCTATGTTGACGTCTATAACGAATTAAGACCACCGGAAATAAGCAATCAGCGAAATAGGGAAGGAGTTTCTTTGGAAATATCGGGTAGCGATTCGAGTTTGCCCGTCGTTACCGTAAGTTATCGACCTGAAAATCATACTTGTGACGCACAAGAAAACCGTGAAGACTATATCGTCGATTATTTAGACGACTACGTAGGTCACGGCCAGCCGATCGAAGCCCCTGCCGGTTGGTTGGATCTGAGAAATCAAACCTACGAAAACTACATTGTAAAAACCAAACGAACTTACAAGAGTACAAGATCGGCAGAGTATGCAGCTCGCAAGTCATTAAATAAGGGGTACTATGTAAAACCCTTTGTGAGAAGGCTGTTTACTCCTGATATCATCTCGATCACTCATTCCAAGGAAATCCGCAGCGGAGGCCCGAGGAGTGGATTTCTTCTCGAAACATTGGAGGATATCGGAGGGCCGCCGCAAGAATATTATCACTTTCAGATGCCGGATTGTCCATTTCATTACTCCATTTTTTGGGGAATCTTTATGGCTGCACCGGGTCACAAACAGGGAGAAGTGGTGACAGACGAACGGCTTATCGGATTCATCCATTTGCGGCGGACGGGGAATGTCGCCCTATACACGCTAATACTAGGACACGGCGATCATTTGGTTGACGGGATCATGTTCCATCTCCATTTGGATATAGTTAAATGGATCTTGGACGATGACAATCCATACGGCCAAGGCTTGGATCATTTGATATACGGTCGTTACTATGACGGCGGGGAAGGCCGGATCACATGGCGAAAAAAAACGGGTTTCGAACCCGCTTATCTCATGCATCCCGAATGA
- a CDS encoding glycosyltransferase, translating into MTKNRADRKQLRAMILDRIRLLKPYRLSSCGRPDIRVACIMDPFSYACFKHECTLMHLNASTWRRQIQSFNPNFLLVESAWKGLDGSWRRQLCDIGGKPDAVIRKLIRFCRKNGIPTVFWNKEDSPNYKHFISTAKLFDYVFTTDANCIKRYRRDLGHDRVGVLPFAAQPVLHNPVNTSYRSKDNVAFAGTWYRTKYPHRLKDMSLILGPARSFNLHIFDRKRNYRINNVYKFPLRYRPYIVGALPYDKMVEAYKLYKVFLNVNSVKDSPTMYSRRVFEILAAGTNVISTYSLGIETMFPGIVPIAGSVYESNALLNNLLHNAHYSERLSLLGLREVHLKHLYRHRFDQILKTLGIATSGHKGVAIVACQDQYVCLDGLLKSFHKQAWEHKELILLFDKSSVSQKQKKELQSKLNVSLHLFSRKTPYDERIRFAIRHTDCDFVALMNGTDYYAAHFLTDLMHAFHYTDASIVGKQARYMYLESRNQLMLVSPDKENRYVDRLSGEAMIVKKEVLSEISLRGRTDEGFEQFFSDCRSSSMKMFAADKFNYIRMVKESDESPLSVDEADTETTTVVTCGGDHLAYTTV; encoded by the coding sequence ATGACTAAAAACCGAGCGGACCGGAAACAATTGCGGGCAATGATCTTGGACAGGATTAGACTTCTCAAGCCGTATAGGTTAAGCAGTTGCGGACGGCCCGACATCCGTGTGGCCTGTATCATGGATCCGTTCAGCTATGCATGCTTCAAACACGAATGCACGTTGATGCATCTGAATGCCTCAACTTGGAGGCGACAAATCCAAAGTTTTAATCCGAATTTCTTATTGGTGGAATCCGCCTGGAAGGGGCTCGACGGTTCATGGCGTCGCCAGCTTTGCGATATCGGCGGAAAGCCGGACGCGGTAATACGGAAATTAATCAGGTTTTGCAGGAAAAACGGAATACCCACCGTGTTTTGGAACAAGGAGGATTCCCCAAACTACAAGCACTTCATCTCTACCGCCAAATTATTCGATTACGTATTTACTACCGACGCAAACTGTATCAAGCGGTATAGACGGGATCTGGGCCACGACCGGGTCGGAGTCCTCCCTTTTGCCGCACAGCCCGTGCTCCATAATCCCGTTAATACCAGCTATCGTTCAAAGGATAACGTGGCCTTCGCAGGGACCTGGTATCGAACCAAATACCCCCATAGGCTAAAGGATATGTCGTTGATTCTGGGTCCGGCCCGGAGCTTTAACCTGCATATCTTTGATCGAAAACGCAATTACAGAATCAACAATGTTTATAAGTTTCCCTTAAGATATCGCCCTTATATTGTAGGCGCATTGCCCTATGACAAGATGGTAGAGGCATATAAGCTTTACAAGGTATTTTTAAACGTAAACTCGGTGAAAGACAGCCCGACGATGTATTCGAGAAGAGTTTTCGAAATACTTGCAGCAGGAACGAATGTGATTAGCACTTACTCCCTCGGTATTGAAACTATGTTTCCCGGAATTGTGCCAATCGCGGGATCGGTATATGAGTCGAATGCTCTCTTAAACAACCTGCTTCATAACGCCCATTACAGCGAGCGGCTCAGTTTGTTGGGGCTGCGGGAAGTACATCTGAAGCATTTGTACAGACACAGGTTCGATCAAATTCTTAAAACGCTCGGGATCGCGACATCCGGACATAAGGGTGTGGCAATCGTCGCCTGTCAGGATCAATATGTATGTCTGGATGGGCTGCTCAAGAGTTTTCATAAACAGGCCTGGGAACATAAGGAGCTGATCCTTTTGTTTGACAAGAGCAGCGTATCCCAAAAGCAGAAAAAGGAATTGCAATCCAAGCTAAACGTATCGCTGCATCTGTTTTCCAGGAAGACCCCTTATGACGAGCGCATCCGCTTTGCGATCCGCCATACCGATTGCGATTTCGTCGCTCTGATGAATGGAACAGACTATTATGCCGCTCATTTCCTGACCGACCTGATGCATGCCTTTCATTATACGGATGCCTCTATCGTCGGTAAGCAGGCCCGCTATATGTACCTGGAATCCCGGAACCAACTGATGCTCGTTTCCCCGGATAAAGAGAACCGGTATGTCGACCGGCTAAGCGGGGAAGCAATGATCGTGAAAAAGGAGGTTTTATCTGAAATTTCACTGCGCGGCAGGACGGATGAGGGGTTTGAACAGTTTTTTTCGGACTGCCGGAGCAGCAGCATGAAAATGTTCGCTGCGGATAAATTCAATTACATCCGCATGGTTAAGGAAAGCGACGAGTCTCCCTTATCCGTAGACGAGGCGGATACCGAAACAACTACGGTCGTAACCTGCGGCGGCGATCATTTAGCATATACCACAGTATAG